The Sulfurovum zhangzhouensis genome includes the window TAACCAAGGCAAGATCAAAAAGGTTGATGATCAGTATGATAGAAAAAGCGTACTTAAATACAAAGCCAACCGTGACAACAATGCTGCCAATGGTAAAGGTGGACTCAGAACAGCGAAAGTTCAAGCGATACATGAAGCAAAAGAACAGATCTGTTATGAGAATTCTAATGAAGAACCGAAAGCAGCTCAAAGAAGTGAAATAGTTGAGATCATGGAAGAAAATGAAAATATTAAAAAAATATTGGACTACTATCGGACACAAGAGAAAACATACTCACAAGAACACATCGAACTGATCAAAGAAAACGCCAACCTAAAAGGCAAGCTTGAAGTGATCGAAAAGATATACCCGGAACTCAAAGGAATAACACATGGCAGCATTTGACCTATTTGAACATATGGGATGTCATAAGTGCCAGTTCCGTACCAGGCATAGAGTCGGATGTCTGAAGTTCAGCATCAGTAAGCAAGAGATCAATAAGGGATATACGATCTTCCTAAATGACGGTGGAACGATAGCACTAAGCAAAGACAAGCAGTGTCCTTATGCACAAAAATAAATGAAAGGAGCATAGATGAGTACCTACCATGAAGAATACAAGCAGATAAAGCTCAAGATATGCTCCTACCAGATCGTGTATGTCTGTGAGCATTATCAAGTGTTCAGAGTCATAGACGGCAAGCGACATAGCAAGTCTGACCTGACCAATAAAAAGCTAGAGGCAGTCATCAGGTACCTATCTGATGCAGAGATGATGAACGTAGAAGATATAAGGGGGATATATGAAGAAGCTGAGACTATGGCTGCATAAGATCTTCTCAAAAAGAGAGAGCGGATCAGAGATAGCAAACATTAGATACGACACCAGGAGGAAGATATGATATACAAACGACCAAGGATCATACTACACCAAAGGTACTACAACCATAGAGCAAAACGTATCGAGATACTAAAAGACGTAAACGGACCGCATATGATCACAGATCATGGGAAAGTGCATCAGGATTATTTCAATGAGTTCTATGAGATGATAGGTATCAGTGATGCAGAGTAAAAAACACAGCCACCTAGAGGCACTGACAAATCAGGTACTAGGTATCGCGATAGGATGGTCGCTTGTATACTTCGCTTTCCCTATCATTGGATTAGAGCCTACCGCTCCTTTTTAAGCTCCCGTAGCACTCTTTCATATATAACACCCATAAACTCAGCATCATTGGTACACTCTACCCTTGCATGATCAGTTCTCGCATCTTTGTACTTATATGCAGCACGATCGATAGTAATGTCGAACTCTTTATTAAGTGCATCATAGAATTCATCTCTTTGACGTGTGCTTAAACTGTCACAAACCTTTTTTATACGTCTAACGATCTCGTCTTTACTAGGTATACCTAGTATATAGTTATCTATCTCTGACATTTATTTCCCTTTTATTTTGAAGTATGTGGAAATTTTATCAACTTTTTATATATCAATGCAAATAGGAGCAACTATGAGTAAAAGAGTCCTGCACCCTAGATTAGGTGTCAATGATGAAGAATTAAGCGTTGAGTTATTTGCAGGTGGTGGCGGTGTAAGTGCCGGCGGTAAGATGATAGGCTTTAAGTTTGACATAGCTATCAATCACTCACCATCAGCACTGGCCATACACCGCGCTAACTTTCCTAAATCTATTCAGATGATCAATGATGTATTCGAGTATCATCCATTACTTGTAACAAGGGGTGCAGGAGTCAAGCATCTTCACCTATCCCCGGACTGTACCTATCATTCCAGGGCAAAGGGTAAAAAGAAAGTACTTAACCGCCATACGATATGCGGAGATCACTGCAGTGTAGATCATACCAAACTATCACAGGAAACGGCAGACCGCATCCGTGGCCTTGCATGGGTTGGTATCGGTTGGGCTGCCACTGTAAGACCACGCAGGATTACGCTTGAAAATGTTTCAGAGTTTAAAGACTGGGGAGCAACGATGGTAGACAAAGACGGTGACATCGTTCCGGACCCATCACGTAAGGGAGAAACATTCAATGCATTCGTAGGTGTACTCACTACTGGAATACCTGAAAATCACCCATCATTCATCGAGATAGAACGTTTCCTAAAGCCTTTCATAGGAAAAGACTATAGTAGGAAGCAGCTTATCAAAGGTCTTGGATATGAAGTCGAGTTCAAGGAGCTTGTAGCATCTGACTATGGATCACCTACAAGCAGAAAAAGACTTTATATGATGGCACGTTGTGATGGTATGCCTATAGAGTGGCCTGAGCCTACTCATGGAGATCCATCTGCAAAAGGGTTCAAAGAAAGCGGTCTTAAGACATGGAGAACCGCTGGAGAATGTATAGACTGGGAAGTACCTACCCCATCTATCTTCAAGTCAAAGCAACAGATCAAAGAAGAGCTTAATCTAAAAGTGGTTCGGCCACTTGCAGACAATACCATGAAGCGTATCGCAAATGGAATCAAGAAGTTTGTCATTGAGACGGATAAACCGTATATAGTAAAGATCAACCACAAAGGAGATCAATACCGTGGCCAAAGTATCGATGAACCATTGCATACAATCACGTCTAAAAACGGATATGGACTTGCAGTGCCATATTTTCAATCATATTACGGAGAAACAAAAGGTGCAGACGTGCGAGGCGGTACACTTGACCGTCCATTGCATACGATCACGTCCGGAGGCCAACGGTTTGGGCTTGTAGTTCCATATATCACCGGGATTGATAATAAATCAAGTGGAGATAAATCAGTATGGAGCGCAGACCGTCCATTGACTACTATAGTTACCGAAAAACGACATGCCATCACTGCTGCATATGTGATCAATGCAAAAGGCACTGATCCAAAACGTATGCCTATTGGAAACAGTCTTGAAGAACCTCTTACCACGATCACGGCAAGTGATACCCATGGTGTTATCATGGCACATATACAACACCAATTCGGTCAAAGCGTTGGTCAAAAGATAGATATGCCACTTAATGCGATCACGGCTATACCAAAGATGTCAGTTATCGCCTCCCACTGTATCAAAATGAAGGGTGACAACCTGGGATATGGTTGCGATGAACCGGTACATACTATCACGGCCGGTGGCCTGTCTCATGGCCTTATTGCTTCACACTTGTATAAGTTCTATGGTAATGACATACATGGTCAATCATGCGATGAGCCGCTTCATACGATAAGGACTAAGGACTGCTTTGGTGTTTTGCAAGAAAAACTAATGACACCACCTATCAGCGATGATGATCGATACACAGCATGGTGGATAGCACGTATGATGGAAGAGTATGCAGATGAACCAGTACCAATGATCGGTGCGATACCATTGCCACGTAAGCGTTTTGTTCAGACAAGATCGGGAGACATCATTGTTGACATCGGTATGCGTATGTTCACAGAGCGTGAGCTTTTCAGAGCGCAGGGATTCCCGGATGATTTCATCTATGATCCGGAATATGAAGTGGTAGAAAAAGGTGTGACAAAGACAAAGAAAGTCACTAAGACAGAGGCAGTAAGAATGGTAGGAAATTCCGTTCCCCCTCATGTAGCAAAAGCTATCTTATGGGAAATGGAAGAGTCTGAACTTATCTTTGAAAAAGAGACTGTAGCGTAAGGAGATTAGATGCACTGCTCAGATTGTAAGTTTTATTGTCATAGAGGTTTTTGTACTCATAGGGATAGCATAGATACATGCGGAGATAGAGACCCAGAACATATTTGCAGTATTGGTAAATGGCAATACGGGTCACATAAAGATAAAGATTGTCAAAAACCATATATAGAACCGAAAAGAAAGAAATATGAAAGGAGAAGTATATGAGCTGGTTAAGGTGTGTAGGACATGGACACAAAATGAAGCAATATTTTGGTTTCAAACAATGTAAAAGATGCGGTTTTGTTAGAAAGGATAACACATGAGCGTAATATACATACAACTGTCTGATCAAGAGTTCAAAGGTATCATCAAGCAAGCTATGCTCGAAGGTGCCAAGCTAGCTAAAGAAGAGCTGCAGAGATCTCCTGATGAAGAAGACAGCATCAGCCAAGAAGAAGCACTTGCTATGATCGGATGCGGTACAAGCAAACTGGCAAACCTAAGAACAGAAAGGAAAGTGAAGTTCTACACTACCACTAGACCTTATAGATACTCAAAGAAGTCAGTACAGGCTTACCTTGAAAGTACGGCTATTTAACATACATATCAAACATATTCCCCAGTACATCTCTAGCCGTATCCCTCTTCATATTTGAGTATCTTTTTGTAGTCTCTGTAGATCCATGTGATAACACTGCTCCGATCTGCTCAAGACTATATCCGCTATTTACCCCTATATATCCTATCAGGTGACGTATATCATGCAGTCTCATCTTTGGTACACCTGCCAAAGCCCTGATATTCCTCCACTGGAAGTCAATGCCGGTCGATGATATATGCCCGGTCTGACCATTACCGACAAACACAAACCCCTCTTCCCTTATACCATACCTTTCGAGTGCATCTTTGAGTAAATTCGTTATAGGTGCTATGATGTCTTTCCCTGACTTAGTATATTTCCCTGGTATCACATACTCCATATTATGCATGTGTAACCATTCCCAGCGTGCCTCAGCTACCTCCATCTTCCTCCTACCATGAAGCAACCATACAAAGTAAGCTCTCCACTTTGGATCATCATAACTCAGTATCACATCGAACAGCTTCTTAGCCTGATCATCTGATATAGAGAAATACACCTTATTATCATAGCTTGGTATAGTGAGATCCCGTCCTATATTTCTGATATTTATACCTTGTTTTATGATATGATCAAAGGTGCCGGTCACTGCATTCTTCACATGCTTCACAGTGGAAGGCTTATACTTCTTATGCTTATCATTTTCTCCAAGCAACATATTATTCATGATCTTTTGTATATAAAATGATCTAATCTGACTTGGCAGCATATCTCCTACTGCATCTTTTAGATACCTATTGTAATTTAGATTTGTGTTATACCACCAGCTCTCGCTATGAGTAGCTCTCCAACTCTCAAGGTACTCTTCAAAATACTCATCAAAAGTTTTTTCTAAGATAACATCTTCAATATCACTTTTCATTTCAGAGATCAATTTAAGTCTAGCTTCATTTGCCATCATAGTATTCATAGATGGTTCTGAACCTACTTTACGCTTATATGCTTTACCATCTATCTTAAAGCGCGCTATAAATACTTTCTTATTACGTTGATTCTTTCGATAGTATAATCCCTCATATTTTGTAGGTATCAATTCCCAATCTGATGCCATATTTGATCCTTCCTGTATAGGTGGTGTACCAGTACCATTAAAATTGGTACACTTTTGGTACACCTTTGTGTAATAATACATACAATTTAATTAATATAACGTAACATTTTAAAAAATACTATAATGCTTTAAAGTGCCTTTAAACGGCTATTTTATGGGGATTATGTGAAGTTGTGATAAGTTATGTAAAATAGAAAGGTACGCCATAAGCCGGGTTCTGTCTTGGATAGTTATTTATCTAGGCGTACTGTTGCCAGTACGCTCAAGCGAAGTACTTTTGCCGATCGAGCGGCGTTAGCAAGACTTATTACCATGTACTTCTTGCTACGGGAAGGGTTTACCTAGCTGCCCATGTTACCACAGGCACTGGTGGGCTCTTACCCCACCGTTTCACCTTTACCACTTACGTGGAAGTCTACTTTCTGTTGCACTTGCCCTCGGATTACTCCGGCCATCAGTTAGATGGAGCCCTGTCTTGCATGTAGCCCGGACTTTCCTCTCGTGACATGATGTCACCAGCAACTATCTGTCGTACCTTAAGCGAATTATAGCATAAAATTAAATACCGTGCAGAGAATTCATACCTAAGGGAAGCTCCAAAAGGAAGCAATTAACGGGTCCCTTGAAACCTGTCTATAAACAACAGCATCACCGGTAACACAAAAATATCTGTAAACAGAGAGAGTAAAATCAAAGTTGCACTGTATAATCCGATAAGTTCTAAAGAGTGTACCTGAGAAAAGTATAACATCGCAAAAACTGTGATAAGGATCATAGAACCGATGATCACGGGAATGCCTGAGTAAAAATACATCTTTTCAAGTGCATGTTTGCGACTACGTCCAAAGTATCTCAAACGGAAATATTTGAATGCAAAATGGATAGTCGCATCTGAAGCAAGCCCCAAGGATATTGTCGTAGCGATTAGCATCTCAAGACTTAGCGGTATGGCTAAAAGTGTTACTATCATTCCAAACCATATAATAGGAATAGCATTTACCGTAAAGCCCACAAATGCCATTGCCTTGGATCGGAAGATCCATCCTGTAATAAACCCTATGATTAATAATGCAGAAAGCAATGAACTGGCAAGCAAAAGCGTTTGGTTGTATTTTGCACTTCCAAGCAGTGTTTCATTATCGACAAAATAAAGCTCGATACCCTTGTACTGTAACAACCAATCGATGAGTTCCACTTTATCAATATCATAAAGATTGATAATCATATTCACAGAGTTTTCATCATAATATTTGTCACTTAAACCATAAAGGTCCATGAAAAACAGTGCTTGCAACAATGCTTCTTCGTCCAGTTCATCTGTTTGTGTATTTGCATCATTGAGGCTATTGATAATAGAAGATAAAGAGACGATCTCCCCTAGTTCATCTTCAAACCTTTCTTGTAAAGCTTCAGTAAAGTGCTCAATAGAATGAATAAGCGGAAGATCGATTTGTTTATAGGGTATTTTAAGCTCTATTTGTTCATTTTGTACATTAAACTTGAAAAAACGGTTACTCTCGCCATAGATCAGATATCCACCTATTACCAATAACATATAGGTCAATCCCAAAAATCCAAAGAGGAACTTTTTATTATAGTGAAGCTCCCGCAAGGTAAAAAGATAACCTATTTTGGCATAAGGTACATGCGTATGTTCAAGTTCAAAATAGCTTAGCATTGCAGGTAGAAAAGTCAGGTTCAGTATATAACCCGTTACAGAAGAGATGATCACACTTAGACTTAATAATCTAATAATATCAGAGTCTATCAATACTAAACTTCCCAGTCCCAATGCAGTAATCACCGATGTCCATAGTGCGGGTAACATACTTCGGTTTAACATCTTTAGCAGTGCATTATGCCTATTGACTTTGTACTGGGAGACATGCCAACGGTAGTAAAAATACAGAAAGTCAACTAGTGCGATACTGATAGTGATAAAAGGCATGGTAATGTGCATTGTCTCAATGCCTGTGAGCATCACAATGAGCGTAAATGTTAAAACTGTACTAAATCCGATTACAAGCAGAGCACTGAAAAACGCTACATAATTTCTAAATAACAATCTGAATATCACTACCATGACGAAGAAAAATATCAATGCATAGGCACTTACAAGTGACCAGTCTATCTCTCCGTTATTTGACTTATATACATAAGTACCCGGAATGTCCAATCCGCTGATATCAATGGACTTCTTCCCGCTGATATAATAGTAAAAGGTTTTGAAATCATTTTCGACAACATTACAGTAGTCATTATGCAGCTCTTTAACCAGTTTACGAAGTCTTAGCGTATCTAAATCCCCGGTATTGATAACTGTCAACATCTCCGATTCTTTTCCGCTTTTCTTCGTTTCAACAAAATCACTGCTAAATAAAGAAGAGACTTTCTCAACTCCATCAAGTTCTACAAGCTGTTCATGAAGTTTTTTTAGTGCTTCATGCGTACCTTCATCGAATTTATCAACCTTTACCACCAGTTTTGAAAGATGATGGGTCGCAAACTGTTTTGACTGTGTTTTTTGTAGTTCTTGCGAATCTTTTAGCCAAAAAAGTGCATCAGACGAAAGGAATTTTGGCGGGAAAAGTGTAGCCATGAGCACAACAAATAAAACATAAAACATGATCACTGGTATACGAAACTTTACGATAGTATCAACATAGCGATTGATATTAGGCGTGTGGTAATACATAGTTAAAAAACTCCTACTGTCCTCATCACTTTTTTATGATTAGATAAGGACGCTTATAGACATCCATCTTATTAGCAATTTTAGCGATCCTCGCAACCTTTGCAATAGTAACCTCATCACCTTTAGTAGAACTGACTTTTTGCTCTACCATAATTTGAAGCAGTGTATCGATAGGTTTAGGTGACATATAGACCGCTGAGACAACATCAGTCGATTTCAAACGGGGAATACTATACAAAAAAATACAATAACGGTATTTTGAGAGCATCTCAGGACTTTGGGAGACCATTGTAATAAATTTACGTGAATGCGGACAGAGTGGATCAACAAAAACATATACCAGCTTCTTTCCTTCACCCAGAATGATAGCATCACTCTGAATATCTTGTAACAATGTTACAGATGTATCATATGAAAGGTGTGTATGTGCTTTTTGTTCATCTGCAAATAACACACCAAACATTAATAAAATAGTTATAATTATCATTTTTATCATAATTGGAGTATAACGTACAAAAGTCACAGAATGATTTCAAAATTGAACAATTTTTGATCAATTAAAATAATTTATGATTATAGTTAAATGAAGGGTTTTTTAAAAGTCTATAAGTATATGTAGATATGAATAATAATTAAGAATATTGCACCCATCCCGAAAGATGAGTGACAATAAAATTACGCCTCTACTTTTGATTCAAGCGCGTATTTTTTTCCAAGTTCAAAAGCTTTTAGGTTAAGCTCATGTACTTTTTTAGGTACTTTTGAAAGCATTGTCTCGATCAGTACATCTTCATTAAGTGCTTCCATATAAGTGTTAGCAATAGCTAGAGCAACAACTGATTGAGTAATTACGTTCCCTACTTCTTCTTTAGCGATAGTAATGATTGGAATCTCAACAATGTTCCATTTTTTTCTATCCTCATCACTTGGGAAAACAAGGTTTGGTTCGATTACGATCGTACCACCTTCACGTACACCTTTTTTGAAAAGTTGGAAACTTACATCCGCAACAGATAGCATGAAGTCGATTTGACCATCGATTGCATACGGATAAAAGATCTCTTTGTCATCCAATTGGATATCAACCACAGTCGGACCACCACGTACTTGAGATGTATACGTAGCAGTTTTGATACCATATCCACCTGTTTTGATCTTCGCTGCTGCGAAGATCTCACCTGCTAGAAGAACACCTTGACCACCAACACCGGTAAATCTCATTACAATTCTACTCATGTTCTTCTCTCCTTAGATTTTTTTCTTAAAGTCGTCTTGTGTGATCGGTCCACGTTTACCTTGGTGTACATCAATAATATCTTGATACATATCACAGTACTCTCTTACCTCAGTATCTTGCTTCAAGATACCAGTTGGAAGAAGGTTTAGT containing:
- a CDS encoding DUF7220 family protein, with translation MQSKKHSHLEALTNQVLGIAIGWSLVYFAFPIIGLEPTAPF
- a CDS encoding DNA cytosine methyltransferase, whose amino-acid sequence is MSKRVLHPRLGVNDEELSVELFAGGGGVSAGGKMIGFKFDIAINHSPSALAIHRANFPKSIQMINDVFEYHPLLVTRGAGVKHLHLSPDCTYHSRAKGKKKVLNRHTICGDHCSVDHTKLSQETADRIRGLAWVGIGWAATVRPRRITLENVSEFKDWGATMVDKDGDIVPDPSRKGETFNAFVGVLTTGIPENHPSFIEIERFLKPFIGKDYSRKQLIKGLGYEVEFKELVASDYGSPTSRKRLYMMARCDGMPIEWPEPTHGDPSAKGFKESGLKTWRTAGECIDWEVPTPSIFKSKQQIKEELNLKVVRPLADNTMKRIANGIKKFVIETDKPYIVKINHKGDQYRGQSIDEPLHTITSKNGYGLAVPYFQSYYGETKGADVRGGTLDRPLHTITSGGQRFGLVVPYITGIDNKSSGDKSVWSADRPLTTIVTEKRHAITAAYVINAKGTDPKRMPIGNSLEEPLTTITASDTHGVIMAHIQHQFGQSVGQKIDMPLNAITAIPKMSVIASHCIKMKGDNLGYGCDEPVHTITAGGLSHGLIASHLYKFYGNDIHGQSCDEPLHTIRTKDCFGVLQEKLMTPPISDDDRYTAWWIARMMEEYADEPVPMIGAIPLPRKRFVQTRSGDIIVDIGMRMFTERELFRAQGFPDDFIYDPEYEVVEKGVTKTKKVTKTEAVRMVGNSVPPHVAKAILWEMEESELIFEKETVA
- a CDS encoding tyrosine-type recombinase/integrase, whose protein sequence is MASDWELIPTKYEGLYYRKNQRNKKVFIARFKIDGKAYKRKVGSEPSMNTMMANEARLKLISEMKSDIEDVILEKTFDEYFEEYLESWRATHSESWWYNTNLNYNRYLKDAVGDMLPSQIRSFYIQKIMNNMLLGENDKHKKYKPSTVKHVKNAVTGTFDHIIKQGINIRNIGRDLTIPSYDNKVYFSISDDQAKKLFDVILSYDDPKWRAYFVWLLHGRRKMEVAEARWEWLHMHNMEYVIPGKYTKSGKDIIAPITNLLKDALERYGIREEGFVFVGNGQTGHISSTGIDFQWRNIRALAGVPKMRLHDIRHLIGYIGVNSGYSLEQIGAVLSHGSTETTKRYSNMKRDTARDVLGNMFDMYVK
- a CDS encoding 2-oxoacid:acceptor oxidoreductase family protein; its protein translation is MSRIVMRFTGVGGQGVLLAGEIFAAAKIKTGGYGIKTATYTSQVRGGPTVVDIQLDDKEIFYPYAIDGQIDFMLSVADVSFQLFKKGVREGGTIVIEPNLVFPSDEDRKKWNIVEIPIITIAKEEVGNVITQSVVALAIANTYMEALNEDVLIETMLSKVPKKVHELNLKAFELGKKYALESKVEA